The Desulfonatronospira thiodismutans ASO3-1 DNA segment CCGGGGGCAACCCGGTTGATCCGCCAGCATCCCTTTGTCATGTATATTCTGGAACTACAATACGACAATGCCGCTTTGAATGAACAGGGCGTTTTTTCCCTTTCCGGCAGCCATGAAACCCCGGGGCGGTGGAACGTCATAGAAAAAAGCCATGCTCCCCTGCAAGAGGAACTGCTAAGGCTTGTGGCCCTTAGCTGCAGTGGGTGTACTGCTTTTCTGAACCGGCTGGACTTTGACCTGAAAAGTCTGGTGGAAACCAGGAAAAAAAATCTGCACCTTGAGCTTTGCTGGCGCAGCCACATCCCTCAAAACAGGACTGTATTTGCATCCGGCCCGGTAAAAAGCGCTGTGGCCATAACAAAAAAAGGTGCGCCCAGACGTCTTGGCCGGGAAAAGGCCCGGCTTTTGCCGGATAAGTACCCTTATTTGAAACTTTCAAAATGGTGTCCTCCTTCCAGGCATACTGTTTTTGCCTATGGCAGCGGCATAAACCTGTCTAATGCTGACCACGACTTTGATTTCCATGACCCCTTTTTCCAGCTCAAACGCATTCATTCCCTTTTTGACAGCCGGGCCGGACTGACCCATGCACCTTCCTTTCTGGCCAGCCTGCATTACCGGGCGGTCAGGTGCCGCCGCTACATGCCGGCCAGTATCCTGGGGGACCTGCAGAGATTTTTTGCGGCCTGTTTCGGCCTGCAGACCAGTGCATGGATGCAAAAGGATGCAGACATTGCTGCCTTGTGGGAACAGGTCCCGGCACACCTCAAGCTGCCGCTGCTGCCGGTAATGGACGCCGCCAGGCACCTGCATGACGCCCTGCCCAGCCAGCCCAACCCCCTGCACTTTCCCGGGGTTATGATCCTGGACAGCCCGGAAAAGTACTGCCCGCAAGATTATTTCCCGGACTGGATCAAGCTCCTGGAACAGGTATTCCCGGCCATGCAGTTTATCGTGGCTCTCTCGCCCCTGGCTTACCAAAATTTCTACAAAAATTTTTCCTGGGGCACTCTGCCTCAATTCAAGGACTATCACCAGCACTATCCGCCCAGGACAACGCCCTCAGCCCCTTCATCTCCTTTGTCTCCGGGGACCATGCTTATGGTGGACGTGGACGGAAGGCTGCCCAACCTGGCCCTGATGAAGCTTGCCAGGCATTACAGGGAAAAAGGATACCCGGTGCAGCTGGCCAGAAAAGAGGCCTGCGTGCCTGATGCTGAAGCGGTATTTGCCAGCTGTGTATTCAATCTGGATTCTTCCAGAAGACGCTTTTTTAAAATGCAGTCGTTTTACGGACAGAAGTTTTGTGGGGGCGGTTCAGGAGTGGACCTGCACATGAGGCTGCCCGCAGACATAGAGGCAAAGGATCCCGATTTTGACCTCTACCCTGAGCTTCAGGAGCGGGCCCTGGGTTTTTTGACCCGGGGCTGCCCCTTCAAGTGTCCGTTCTGCATTGTCCCGGTCAAGGAAGGCAGACCGCGCCAGGTAAGCGATGTCAAGTCCCTGGTCCAGGGACGGAAAAAACTGATTCTTCTGGATGACAACATCCTGGCCCATCCTGAATGCGAAAAACTGCTTCAGGAACTGGCCGCCAGGAAAATCGCCGTCAACTTCAACCAGACCCTGGACCTGAGCCTGGTGGACGAGTCCCGGGCCGGGTTGCTTCGAAGAATACAGGCCTGCAACGTCAATTTTAAAAGAAGCGTTTATCACTTCAGCTTAAATGACGATTCCAACCTCCAGGCCCTGCGCAGGAAGTACGAACTGCTTGCTTTCAACAGCAAAAACAACGTGGAATTCATCTGCATGTACGGCTACAATACCACCCTTGCCCAGGACCTGGAACGGTTCAAATTTTTACGTTCCCTGCCCGGGGCATATGTATTTGTTCAGCAGTACCAGCCCATCCTCAATGGACCGCCCCCGCAGATGGAAAACTATTTTGACGGTCAGGCAGACCGATACATAGATGAATTGATCAGGATATGTTTCCCTCAATGCATGAAAAGCATGGAAAAATACTACCGATGGCTCAGCAAAAGGTACGTGGAAGCCTTTGGTACACTGCACATGGGCCTGGTGGATACCATCTTCAGGTACAACAATCGGTTCAATCGTGGTAAATACATTGCCAGCCTGGCCGGCACCAGAAAAATAATGTAACCACTCAGGGGGTCCTCGGTGGTGACTCATGGCATTAGGCCAGGGGACTGTCCCCCTGGCCGCCATCTGCCCCCTGAATGGTTACAAAAAAATTTAATCAACAGTTCAGCTCTTGTTAAGGAAAGCGCTATTGGAAAACAATAACCAGCATGCCCTGGTTTTTAAACCGCTGAAAACCATTTTTACAGGTACTTCAAGGAGGTCTTATGAGTGTACTGGCGGAACTGTCCCTTTTTCCAGTGGACAAGGGAGAAAGTCTTAGTCCTTATGTCACCCGCATGGTAAGGATAATCAAGAACAGCGGCCTGGACTACACCCTGCATTCCATGGGCACCTGCCTGGAAGGGGAATGGCCGGAGGTTATGGATGTGGTGGATAAATGCTTCCAGGATCTGCAGCAGGACTGCGGCCGCATCTATTTGACCCTCAAGGTTGACTATCGCAGTGGCGGCAGCAACCGACTGACAGAGAAAGTGGAATCGGTGCATCGCCAGCTGGGGGAGCAGGCCTGAGCTGAAGCTTCACACTGATGCCAGTGCAGCACTGCTCTTTTACAGAGTCTAAATATGGACAAGTTTGCTTTATACATGCTGCACATCTTCAGGCTCAAAAGTCCGCACGGGCTTCCAGTCAACCAGATCGCGGTGGGCTTCGAAAAGATCAAGATTACGCTGAGCATTCAAACACAGCTCAGGAGTAGTTTCCAAAGCCGCAGCAAGTTTTATCGCTATCCAGGGGGTGATCTTTGCATGCCCATTCACAATTCTGCTGAGATGTTTCCGCGAAATACCGGTTGCTTCTACAAGATCTTTCATCTTTATATTACGAGGCCTTACATACATATCACGCAGAATAATGCCTGGATGCGTCGGTCGACGATCAGTTGGAATCATTTTTGCCCCCTTTATTTAAATGCGACTGCAAAAAGTCATTTTTGCAGTCGCAGAAGTCAGAGATCAGAGGTCAGTAAAAACAAAGAGTTATGCAGATTGTTGGTTGCTGAATTCTTAATTGCCTGACTTTTTGCAGGCGCATCCTATAGCATTCAAAAAATCAAAAATTAGCAGAAGCGTAGAGTGATGATCAGTATTGTAACCGTTCAGAGGGGGCCGATACCGGCCAGTAATCACCACCGAGGACCACCTGAATGGTTACTCAGGATTGATTTTTGAGCTATATCCAGTGTTGAACAGCACTTTCAGATTCTTATTGCGAAACTTTGTCAACGGCATAAAAAAGGTTACCAGCCAGGTAACAAAGTGTCAATCATGCACGTATACAATCACTCCCTCAGGAAGCTGAATACATACCGCACCTCGAAAAAGAGGCGCAATCCCCCACGGACCACGCCTCTTTCATTTTTGTACTTTTTTCCAGGCCCCCCGGCCTTTCAGCCTCAATTCAGAAGCCTCTTCCAATAATCCTTATTCAATAATCCACCTGAGTCCCCGAATTCTATTCCTGCATTCCTGCATTCCTCAATTCTTTAATTCTTCAATTCCTGAATTCCTCAATCTCTCAATTCAATCAATCCTATCTCTTCATCTGCATGATGATACCCAGCATGGTGTCCGTAGTCTGGATGGTCTTGGAGTTGGCCTGAAAGCCCTTCTCCGTCTGGATGAGCTTTACAAACTCCGTGGCCAGATCCACATTGGACATTTCCAGGGAGTTGGAGGAAATCTCTCCCAGCCCCCTGGTCCCGGCCAGTCCGGTCATGGCCGGACCGGAACTTCTGGTCTCGGAAAACAGGTTCCCCCCTTCCTTGCGCAGACCCTGTTCGTTGTGAAAGTCAGCCAGGGTCAGGGCATAAAGATCCATAACCTGTCCGTTGTCATACCTGCCTGTAAGCACTCCATTACGGTCAATTTCGATATTTTGCAGAAAACCTGTGGTGTAACCGTCCTGGTTCTGCATTAAGGTGGTAGAGGAGGAGCTGTACTGAGTAGAAGCCTGTGCTTCACGCCTGGTTTCTTCAAATTCTGCGATATTGTCGAAATTGAAATCTGTATTGCCAAACTCAGTCAACTCTGCAGGACTTTCAGCGCTTCCTGCCTCCCAGTTGCCGGTCTGATTGCGTAAACCAAAATTCATTTCTATATTCTGAGCACCCTCTGCCCCAGTAAAGTTC contains these protein-coding regions:
- a CDS encoding HigA family addiction module antitoxin, translated to MIPTDRRPTHPGIILRDMYVRPRNIKMKDLVEATGISRKHLSRIVNGHAKITPWIAIKLAAALETTPELCLNAQRNLDLFEAHRDLVDWKPVRTFEPEDVQHV
- a CDS encoding MTH1187 family thiamine-binding protein, with the translated sequence MSVLAELSLFPVDKGESLSPYVTRMVRIIKNSGLDYTLHSMGTCLEGEWPEVMDVVDKCFQDLQQDCGRIYLTLKVDYRSGGSNRLTEKVESVHRQLGEQA